The sequence below is a genomic window from Polynucleobacter sp. MWH-UH19D.
TTTAACCAAAAAAATGGTGTGACGGGCATTTTGTTTTATGACAATCAGCAATTTGGCCAAATCATTGAAGGCGAGCGTGCCAACATCATGAAGGTATGGAAGCGCATTCAGGAGGATGATCGTCATCATCGTATTGAGTTGCTTGAGATTCGCGAAATTTCAGAGCGAAGCTTTCCTGAGTGGCTGATGCGCTTTTATGGCGGTGAAACGCTGGTTCGAGATTATCCAGTCTTGGCGGGCATGGTTGCCGGAATGGATAAGCACAGCTTGATCTTGCTCAATAAGATGCGTGCTGCCCAAGGACAGTAGACCTGATCACACTTGGGGCTGGGTCAAGCAATAAATTCCCATCAGTAGCACAATAGATCCATTGTTTGAGTGGGGTCTACCATGGGTTTTAAAGACAAATCGATTCTTGCTAGCGATATCACGCCTAGAGAAATTTTTGAAAATCGACGGTCATTAATCAAGACTGCAGCAGCAGGCGGCTTTGGTATGGCCTTAGCCTCTTGGTTTTCTCGTCAAGCATTTGCATCGAGCCCCGAAAAATTAAGCGCCACTCTAAATGCTGCATATAGCTCTAAAGAAGAACCGACACCCTATAAGTATGTGACAAGCTATAACAATTTTTATGAGTTTGGTACTGATAAATCCGATCCCGCTGCTTATGCCAGCACATTGCAAACCAGACCATGGGCTATCTCGATAGAGGGCTTAGTAAAAAAGCCGCTCACTCTCGATATCGATGCACTTTTAAAGTTAGCCCCAATTGAGGAGCGCATATATCGTTTGCGCTGCGTCGAGGGTTGGTCGATGGTGATTCCTTGGGATGGATACTCTCTATCAAAGTTAATTAATCAGGTAGAACCTTTGGGATCAGCAAAGTATGTAGAATTTATTTCACTAGTAGATCGCAAGCAAATGCCAGGAGTCAAAAGCAATATTTTGGATTGGCCCTATCGCGAGGGTCTGCGTATGGATGAGGCAATGAATCCGCTGACCTTGTTGACATTGGGTTTGTATGGTGAAGTATTGCCTAAGCAAAATGGTGCTCCAGTTCGAATAGTCGTACCCTGGAAATATGGCTTCAAAAGTGCGAAATCGCTTGTCAAAATCCGCTTTACTGAGGAAATGCCAAAGACTAGTTGGAGCCAATTTGATTCAAGAGAGTATGGTTTTTACTCCAATGTAAACCCACAGGTTGATCATCCGCGCTGGAGTCAGGCGACAGAGCGTCGAATTGGGGATCCCAAAGGAATGTTTGCGCCAAAAATCAAGACGCAAATGTTTAATGGCTACGCAGACCAAGTGGCGAGCATGTATGCTGGCATGGATCTCAAGAAATACTATTGACACTATTCATGCCATGATTAAATTTAGTCGTCTACTTTTTGCACTAAACCTTTGTTTGCTATGCTCATTAGGCGGTGCTCAAGAGTCTGCTGTAAAAACTATTCCCACCCTTGATGTGCCTCGCTATATGGGCACCTGGTATGAGATTGCAAAATTCCCGAATTGGTTTCAGAAGAAATGCGTTAGCAATACCCAAGCCATATATTCAGTCAGACCTGATGGCAGTCTTAAGGTACTCAATAGTTGTAAGACTGCAGATGGCGAAATCTCTCAAGCTGAGGGAACGGCAAGGCAAATTGGAGCGAGTGATTCGCCTAAGCTGGAGGTGCGTTTTGCCCCCGCTTGGCTATCCTTCTTGCCAATGGTTTGGGGTGACTATTGGGTAATTGATTTAGATCCTCAATATCAAGTGGCGGCAGTCAGTGATCCTAGAAGAGAGTATCTCTGGGTTTTATCAAGAACCCCGCAGATTGATAAAAAAGTCTACGATGCGTTATTGCTGCGCTTACAGAATCAGCAATTTGATACTCGTAAGTTAGAGCTCACTCAGCAGTTACCTGCCCCAAGTAAAAATTAAGAAGAATTCATTGAAGCCGTATTCATTGCCTGTCGGAATTGAGGTATTCGAGAGAGGGTGGTTATCAGCCAATAACATTTTTCATTTTGGCGATGATGATGTCTCATTGGTTGATACTGGTTATGTTGCTCATCAAAGCATGACATTGGGTCTTATGCACAATGCTCTGGATAAACATCAACTCAATACCGTTAATAAAGTTGTCAATACTCATCTGCATTCCGATCACTGTGGCGGTAACGCCGCATTAAAAGTGGCATACGATTGCCAGATTTATATCCCCGCCGCTGAGGCCGAAGTGGTTCGTAATTGGAATATGGATTTACTCAGTTATCAAAACTTGGGACAAGATTGCCCGCAATTTAGTTGTGATCATGTATTAATACCAGGTCAGAGTATTGTGCTGGGGCGATATACATGGAATATCCTGGCTGCACCAGGACATGATCCTCATTCGGTGATGTTGTATCAAGAGCAACATGGCTTGTTAATTTCTGCAGATGCATTATGGGAAGAAGGGTTCGGTGTCATCTTCCCAGAGATGTGGGGTGAGTCAGGATTTGAAGAAGTGGCTCAAACTCTGGATTTAATAGAAGGCCTAGCGATCTCTCTGGTAATTCCGGGGCATGGAAGACCTTTTGTTGATGTGGCTACTGCTTT
It includes:
- a CDS encoding BLUF domain-containing protein, with the translated sequence MAKPKDLVELSYLSEAVSDMSFLGLMRLLESARAFNQKNGVTGILFYDNQQFGQIIEGERANIMKVWKRIQEDDRHHRIELLEIREISERSFPEWLMRFYGGETLVRDYPVLAGMVAGMDKHSLILLNKMRAAQGQ
- the msrP gene encoding protein-methionine-sulfoxide reductase catalytic subunit MsrP, which encodes MGFKDKSILASDITPREIFENRRSLIKTAAAGGFGMALASWFSRQAFASSPEKLSATLNAAYSSKEEPTPYKYVTSYNNFYEFGTDKSDPAAYASTLQTRPWAISIEGLVKKPLTLDIDALLKLAPIEERIYRLRCVEGWSMVIPWDGYSLSKLINQVEPLGSAKYVEFISLVDRKQMPGVKSNILDWPYREGLRMDEAMNPLTLLTLGLYGEVLPKQNGAPVRIVVPWKYGFKSAKSLVKIRFTEEMPKTSWSQFDSREYGFYSNVNPQVDHPRWSQATERRIGDPKGMFAPKIKTQMFNGYADQVASMYAGMDLKKYY
- a CDS encoding lipocalin family protein, with amino-acid sequence MIKFSRLLFALNLCLLCSLGGAQESAVKTIPTLDVPRYMGTWYEIAKFPNWFQKKCVSNTQAIYSVRPDGSLKVLNSCKTADGEISQAEGTARQIGASDSPKLEVRFAPAWLSFLPMVWGDYWVIDLDPQYQVAAVSDPRREYLWVLSRTPQIDKKVYDALLLRLQNQQFDTRKLELTQQLPAPSKN
- a CDS encoding MBL fold metallo-hydrolase yields the protein MPVGIEVFERGWLSANNIFHFGDDDVSLVDTGYVAHQSMTLGLMHNALDKHQLNTVNKVVNTHLHSDHCGGNAALKVAYDCQIYIPAAEAEVVRNWNMDLLSYQNLGQDCPQFSCDHVLIPGQSIVLGRYTWNILAAPGHDPHSVMLYQEQHGLLISADALWEEGFGVIFPEMWGESGFEEVAQTLDLIEGLAISLVIPGHGRPFVDVATALATARSRLDYLASDPDRNARHGAKVLLKYKLLEWRNKELSLVNQWISRTPALNSAAKQLNMDMDEFCIWLSQALVKSGAATIEDNYLVDKS